One region of Scophthalmus maximus strain ysfricsl-2021 chromosome 15, ASM2237912v1, whole genome shotgun sequence genomic DNA includes:
- the pnn gene encoding pinin produces MAVVVRSLQDQLEKAKESLKHVDDNIRKLTGRDPNESRPGQIRRLGGPMAGVVGGGGGGGGRGRGTNLLRRSLSEIGSAGPPAKQRDIEGALLRLAGDQRARRDARHDSDAEDDDDVKKPALQSSVVATSKERTRRDLIQDQTMDEKGKQRNRRMFGLLMGTLQKFKQESNVSTDKQKRRTEIEQKLEVQAETEKKKVESEKRELFEERRAKQTELRLLEQKVELAQLQEEWNGHNSRLVKYIRTKTKPHIFYLPGKMCSATQKLFDDSTKKLNAVFEERREAFAEHLSKMESRPRRQPNRDQDGNTAATGMDHRAEGKPAGQIVKVAGNQGHMEEDEEEEDEEEERGKEGDRKVKGEDGENEQMDGLQKVDEEVEKMELGEEGRKEEKKEREGEGVKGSEDQRGAGEKGQMEVSPGLEEMEVEGEQGDRKKEEAGEPEGVQRPADLQKEKTQDTQSSEPPITSQEAPETSQQPQPSPSPAAGEPAAQSSETRGTSPTPEPLTAPTVPGQNLILPGSKVQDSAAENQVAGGKTVEEASQELPDPQEAPSTTPAPSKEDGDSGRGRKKQKEPKKVRSHSNSSSSSSSGSSSSGSSSSSSSGSSSSGSSSSSSSSSNSSSRSRSRDGGKRKRRPSDRGRKKGEDRSPRKSGGTSGGGRDSKGSKERRKRRSDEGRGRSSRGDREHKDRDRKDKRR; encoded by the exons ATGGCGGTTGTGGTGCGGAGCTTGCAAGACCAGCTCGAAAAAGCCAAGGAAAGCTTGAAACACGTGGACGATAATATCCGCAAATTAACCGGACGTGATCCCAATGAATCGAG GCCGGGCCAGATCCGTCGGCTCGGCGGCCCCATGGCAGGCGtcgtaggaggaggaggaggaggaggtggtagaGGCAGAGGAACCAACCTGCTCAG GCGCAGTCTCTCGGAAATAGGAAGTGCCGGCCCCCCTGCCAAGCAGAGAGACATCGAAGGAGCTCTGCTGAG GCTGGCAGGGGACCAGAGGGCCAGGAGAGATGCGCGCCACGACAGCGACGCCGAGGATGACGATGACGTCAAAAAG ccGGCGTTGCAGTCGTCTGTCGTAGCTACCTCCAAGGAGCGAACGCGCCGAGACCTCATTCAAGATCAGACCATGGATGAGAAGGGCAAACAGAG GAATCGGCGCATGTTCGGCCTGTTGATGGGGACCTTGCAAAAATTCAAACAGGAGTCCAACGTCTCTACAGATAAG CAAAAGAGGCGCACAGAGATCGAGCAGAAGCTCGAAGTTCAGgctgagacagagaagaagaaggtggagaGCGAAAAGAGGGAGCTGTTTGAAGAGAGGCGAGCCAAACAGACTGAGCTGAGACTACTGGAGCAGAAGGTGGAACTAGCTCAGCTG CAAGAGGAGTGGAACGGTCACAACAGCCGTCTGGTGAAATACATTCGCACCAAGACAAAGCCTCACATCTTCTATTTGCCTGGAAAAATGTGCTCCGCCACACAGAAACTCTTCGATGACTCCACCAAGAAACTAAACG CTGTGTTTGAGGAGAGGCGCGAGGCTTTTGCCGAACACCTCAGTAAGATGGAGTCCCGCCCCCGGCGACAGCCAAACCGCGACCAGGATGGCAACACGGCTGCAACAGGAATGGACCACCGAGCGGAGGGTAAGCCCGCAGGTCAGATAGTCAAGGTGGCAGGTAACCAGGGACAtatggaggaagatgaggaggaggaagatgaggaagaggagagggggaaggagggggatAGAAAGGTGAAGGGTGAGGATGGGGAAAACGAGCAGATGGATGGGTTGCAGAAGGTAGATGAAGAGGTGGAGAAGATGGAGTTGGGTGAGGAGGgtaggaaggaggagaagaaggaaagagagggggagggagttAAGGGCAGCGAGGATCAGAGGGGAGCGGGAGAAAAGGGACAAATGGAGGTTAGTCCAGGGTTAGAGGAGATGGAAGTtgagggggagcagggggacaggaaaaaagaagaggcaggAGAACCAGAAGGTGTACAGAGGCCCGCAGACCTCCAAAAGGAAAAGACCCAAGACACCCAGTCCTCCGAACCACCCATAACCAGCCAAGAGGCACCAGAAACCAGTCAGCAACCCCAGCCCAGTCCCAGTCCCGCTGCAGGGGAACCAGCGGCACAGTCCTCTGAGACCCGAGGCACCTCTCCTACCCCAGAACCCCTAACTGCCCCCACCGTGCCTGGTCAGAATCTCATCCTCCCTGGCTCTAAGGTACAGGACTCTGCAGCCGAGAACCAGGTTGCAGGGGGGAAGACGGTGGAGGAAGCCTCACAAGAGCTGCCTGATCCTCAGGAGGCCCCCAGCACCACGCCGGCACCCTCCAAGGAGGACGGGGacagtgggagagggaggaagaagcaAAAGGAGCCGAAGAAGGTCCGCAGTCATAGCAacagctcctcctcttcgtcatctGGCTCGTCCTCCAGCgggagctcctcctcttcctcctctggctcgTCCTCCAGCgggagctcctcctcttcctcctcatcgtccaacagcagcagccgaAGTCGCAGCCGCGACGGCGGCAAGCGCAAGAGGAGGCCGTCGGACAGAGGCAGGAAGAAGGGAGAAGACAGGAGTCCCCGCAAGAGTGGAGGGACCAGTGGAGGGGGACGGGACTCGAAGGGATcgaaagagaggaggaagaggaggagcgacgAGGGGAGGGGCCGATCGTCCCGCGGCGACAGGGAGCATAAAGATAGAGACAGGAAGGACAAGAGGCGCTAA
- the gemin2 gene encoding gem-associated protein 2 — protein MKSEVEELMPRLLPFEFAAGTEELDPKGPPRNPQEYLRQVQLEASLCPEVVVAQIDPKKLQKKQTVNASVAGCHAAPLGFCPSLSWQQQQVSNFSAVRQSITKNRRHWSNQTLDDNVMVPRLTDEEGWKRFCLGEKVYLGTSSCDADAETEPTLDYTKVGFPPFLSIVCRLNQSTVLMVLEILISWFEEGAFVPQLGCWLYALLGCLEKPLLPEAHSSIRQLARRCAKLRSTLESQDDKKLPALNLLICLVARYFEQNDLADQPE, from the exons ATGAAgtcggaggtggaggagctgatgcCGAGGCTGCTGCCCTTCGAGTTCGCGGCCGGCACCGAGGAGCTGGACCCGAAGGGACCGCCGAGGAACCCCCAGGAATACCTGCGACAAGTCCa GTTGGAGGCTTCGTTGTGTCCGGAGGTGGTAGTTGCTCAGATCGACCCCaagaagctgcagaagaaacaaacagtgAATGCATCT GTGGCGGGTTGCCACGCTGCTCCTCTGGGCTTCTGCCCCAGTCtcagctggcagcagcagcaagtcaGTAACTTCTCAGCTGTCAGACAg AGCATCACAAAGAACAGAAGACACTGGAGCAACCAGACTCTGGATGACAACGTGATGGTG CCCAGGCTAACCGACGAGGAGGGCTGGAAGAGGTTCTGTTTAGGGGAGAAGGTCTATCTTGGCACATCGTCCTGTGACGCAGATGCAGAAACGGAGCCAACGCTGGACTACACCAAG GTGggcttccctcccttcctcagCATCGTGTGCAGACTCAACCAG tcCACGGTGTTGATGGTGTTAGAGATTCTCATCAGCTGGTTTGAGGAAGGAGCGTTTGTTCCACAGTTG GGTTGCTGGTTGTATGCCTTACTGGGTTGCCTGGAGAAGCCCCTGCTGCCTGAAGCCCACTCCTCCATCAGACAGCTGGCCAGGAGATGTGCCAAGCTCCGCAGCACGCTG GAGAGTCAGGACGACAAGAAACTTCCTGCCCTCAACCTGCTCATCTGTCTTGTTGCCAG ATACTTTGAGCAGAATGATCTGGCAGATCAGCCGGAGTGA